Proteins co-encoded in one Spirosoma endbachense genomic window:
- a CDS encoding epoxide hydrolase family protein translates to MKKTERIIASTLMAGAIALQGTTSTAQTGGTTQSGSNESIRPFRIHVPAKELANLKRRILATKWPGKETVSDQSQGVQLSTVQKLAHYWATDYDWRKVEARLNALPQFITNIDELDIHFIHVRSKHPNALPVIITHGWPGSIIEQMKVIEPLTNPTAYGGKAEDAFDVVIPSLPGHGFSEKPTATGWDPIRIARAWIVLMKRLGYTRFVAQGGDWGDAVTEQMALLGAPELIGIHTNMPATVPDDVATSLQFGTPPPSGLSADEKHAYDQLDFFYKHGVAYAQEMGNRPQTLYGIEDSPVGLAAWMLDHDASSHALIARVFDGKTEGLTREDVLDNITLYWLTNTAVSSARLYWESKLPFFAPKKVTIPVAVSVFPDEIYAAPRSWAEKAFPKLIHYNRLPKGGHFAAWEQPEFFSTELRAAFQSLRQSASNGTAKAQTDR, encoded by the coding sequence ATGAAAAAGACCGAACGAATTATCGCAAGCACCTTAATGGCTGGAGCCATAGCCCTGCAAGGAACAACGAGTACAGCACAAACGGGCGGTACTACTCAATCCGGATCCAATGAGTCAATACGTCCGTTCCGGATTCATGTTCCAGCAAAAGAACTCGCTAATCTTAAACGCCGGATTTTAGCCACAAAATGGCCCGGAAAAGAAACCGTTTCCGATCAATCGCAGGGTGTGCAACTATCGACCGTTCAAAAGCTTGCGCACTATTGGGCAACGGATTACGATTGGCGCAAGGTCGAAGCCAGATTGAACGCCCTGCCACAATTCATCACCAACATCGACGAACTGGATATTCATTTCATTCATGTTCGTTCGAAGCATCCCAATGCCCTGCCCGTGATCATCACGCACGGTTGGCCCGGCTCGATCATCGAACAAATGAAGGTCATTGAGCCGCTGACCAATCCAACGGCATATGGCGGAAAGGCCGAAGACGCGTTTGACGTCGTGATTCCGTCGCTGCCGGGCCATGGGTTTTCAGAGAAACCCACCGCCACTGGCTGGGACCCTATCCGAATAGCACGCGCCTGGATTGTCCTCATGAAGCGTCTGGGCTATACGCGATTTGTGGCGCAGGGGGGTGATTGGGGGGATGCCGTCACCGAACAAATGGCTCTGCTGGGAGCACCTGAATTGATCGGCATCCACACCAACATGCCCGCAACCGTACCAGACGACGTTGCAACATCACTCCAATTCGGCACTCCGCCCCCATCGGGCCTCTCTGCCGACGAGAAACATGCTTACGATCAACTCGATTTTTTCTACAAGCACGGAGTGGCCTACGCTCAGGAGATGGGAAACCGCCCACAGACACTGTACGGGATCGAGGACTCACCAGTTGGCCTCGCAGCCTGGATGCTCGATCATGATGCCAGCAGTCACGCGCTCATCGCCCGTGTCTTTGATGGTAAAACGGAGGGACTCACGCGGGAAGACGTTCTCGACAACATTACCCTATACTGGTTGACAAACACAGCAGTTTCATCGGCTCGCCTGTATTGGGAAAGTAAGCTTCCTTTTTTCGCTCCCAAAAAAGTTACTATACCCGTTGCTGTCAGCGTCTTTCCAGATGAGATCTATGCCGCCCCGCGGAGTTGGGCCGAAAAAGCATTTCCTAAATTGATTCATTACAATCGGCTCCCCAAAGGCGGTCATTTTGCGGCCTGGGAGCAACCGGAGTTCTTCTCGACTGAATTGCGGGCTGCGTTTCAGTCCCTGCGCCAATCGGCCAGTAATGGTACGGCTAAGGCTCAGACCGACCGCTAA
- a CDS encoding DsbA family protein, whose translation MKIALTRADSAPRPLDLIEYGDPTHPHSRLARQVLDAVADEVNGDVCLRYRHFPNLESAQSVLAACALEAAASQHQFWPMYYALGRSMSINLATLARQARQLDLLESQFLQELLSEQTRRTVLTDWHAGYELGVVAAPTLVIGGQRFHGKVTLARLVPFIRMQLSRKGHRLIC comes from the coding sequence ATGAAAATCGCTTTAACCCGAGCAGACTCTGCTCCACGACCGTTGGATCTGATTGAGTATGGCGACCCAACTCATCCCCATAGTAGGCTAGCCCGCCAGGTACTAGACGCAGTCGCTGACGAAGTGAACGGAGATGTATGCCTTCGCTACCGCCACTTCCCCAACCTGGAAAGCGCCCAGTCTGTACTGGCTGCCTGCGCGCTTGAAGCAGCCGCCAGCCAGCACCAGTTCTGGCCAATGTACTATGCACTGGGCCGTTCGATGAGCATTAACCTGGCCACCCTTGCCCGGCAAGCCCGGCAGTTGGATCTACTTGAATCGCAGTTTCTTCAGGAACTGCTGAGTGAGCAAACCCGGCGGACTGTTCTAACCGACTGGCACGCCGGTTACGAACTGGGCGTTGTTGCGGCACCGACCCTGGTTATAGGCGGTCAACGGTTTCACGGGAAGGTAACCCTCGCCCGGTTGGTCCCCTTCATCCGGATGCAGCTCAGCCGAAAGGGCCATCGTTTAATCTGCTAA
- a CDS encoding nuclear transport factor 2 family protein, giving the protein MKLLDTIFHLLAGSPVRPCVTDLNARLLNAWVLHQSIEYLHPQCTWQLGEGHILQGAYKGNDFYQWYTQQLDARYATWTEAIESVISSEIGGIIVGEYQFQKEIDGLWQTAPFTHFYRIENEQITSVRMYMGAISSHLDAGNQLIEIASIQYFLSAN; this is encoded by the coding sequence ATGAAACTATTGGACACTATTTTCCACCTGCTGGCGGGATCGCCGGTTCGCCCCTGCGTGACAGACCTCAATGCCCGCCTGCTGAATGCCTGGGTTCTCCATCAATCGATCGAATACCTGCATCCCCAATGCACCTGGCAACTAGGTGAGGGGCACATCCTTCAAGGAGCTTACAAAGGCAATGATTTCTACCAATGGTACACGCAGCAGTTAGATGCCAGGTATGCGACCTGGACGGAAGCCATCGAGAGTGTGATTAGCTCAGAGATAGGCGGCATTATTGTCGGGGAATACCAGTTCCAAAAAGAAATCGACGGTCTCTGGCAAACAGCTCCATTTACCCATTTTTATCGGATAGAGAATGAGCAGATTACATCGGTTCGCATGTACATGGGTGCCATTTCAAGTCATCTGGATGCTGGCAATCAACTTATTGAGATAGCCTCCATTCAGTATTTTCTCTCGGCTAACTAA